One Candidatus Uhrbacteria bacterium CG10_big_fil_rev_8_21_14_0_10_50_16 genomic region harbors:
- a CDS encoding cyclopropane-fatty-acyl-phospholipid synthase, with the protein MTTQERIQSLLEGTDIVLNGEHLWDPQIKQEGFYRRVLTRANLGLGEAYMDGWWECAQIDEFIARLMRIDIRTRLKRDWPTVAIAVASVLMNRQTSKRAFTVGEVHYDAGNDLYQDMLDKRMVYTCGYWKNAHNLDEAQEAKLDLVCKKIGLKAGDKVLDIGCGWGSFAKYAAETYGAHVVGVTVSKEQKALADKRCAGLPVEIRLQDYREINEPFDHIVSLGMIEHVGYKNYRAYMEVAAKNLREGGMFLLHTIGSLKSAISTDPWIEKYIFPNSMLPSLAQLAKAVEGLFVVEDVQNFGADYDKTLMAWFENFDAAWPHIKDQYDERFYRMWKYYLLSCAGSFRSRDNQLWQLVLSKGGVEGVYEAVR; encoded by the coding sequence ATGACCACACAGGAACGTATTCAATCATTGTTGGAGGGAACAGATATTGTGCTCAACGGAGAGCATCTTTGGGACCCGCAAATTAAACAGGAGGGATTTTATAGGCGCGTGCTCACAAGAGCCAATCTGGGACTTGGAGAGGCGTACATGGATGGTTGGTGGGAGTGCGCGCAGATTGATGAATTTATTGCGCGGTTGATGAGGATTGATATCAGGACACGGCTCAAACGCGATTGGCCAACGGTGGCGATTGCCGTGGCGTCCGTGTTGATGAATCGTCAAACATCTAAACGAGCGTTTACCGTGGGAGAGGTGCATTATGACGCGGGAAATGATTTGTATCAGGACATGTTGGACAAGCGTATGGTGTACACCTGTGGCTATTGGAAGAACGCTCACAATCTAGACGAGGCGCAGGAGGCGAAGTTGGATTTGGTTTGTAAGAAGATTGGACTCAAAGCAGGAGACAAGGTGCTGGATATTGGATGCGGATGGGGAAGTTTTGCTAAGTATGCCGCGGAAACGTATGGCGCACATGTGGTGGGCGTCACGGTTTCCAAAGAGCAGAAAGCGTTGGCAGACAAGCGCTGCGCAGGGTTGCCGGTGGAGATTCGTTTACAGGATTACAGGGAGATCAATGAACCGTTTGACCATATTGTGTCGTTGGGCATGATTGAGCATGTGGGATACAAAAATTATCGAGCCTACATGGAGGTGGCGGCAAAGAATTTAAGGGAGGGTGGAATGTTTTTGCTGCACACCATCGGGTCGCTCAAGTCGGCCATCTCTACCGACCCGTGGATCGAAAAATATATTTTTCCCAACTCCATGTTGCCAAGTTTGGCACAGTTAGCAAAGGCGGTGGAGGGATTATTTGTGGTGGAGGACGTGCAGAACTTTGGAGCGGATTATGACAAAACGCTTATGGCGTGGTTTGAAAATTTCGACGCGGCCTGGCCACACATAAAGGATCAATATGACGAGCGTTTTTACCGTATGTGGAAGTACTATTTGCTCTCTTGCGCAGGGTCGTTTAGGTCACGCGATAATCAGCTTTGGCAGTTGGTGTTGAGCAAAGGGGGAGTGGAGGGTGTGTATGAGGCGGTGAGGTAG
- a CDS encoding 23S rRNA (uracil(1939)-C(5))-methyltransferase RlmD has translation MEPIKIDKMVFGGQGMGRLEDGHIAFVWNALPGEEVEMEVLKKKRGFREGIARSILTASPDRIDPVEPGSYLSTSPWQMMTFEAEQRYKVEMAKEALQKLGHIETATLPIVGDEQAMYGYRNKMEFSFFTETRDTPMQLCFYARGSHQKVAVEGSALAEPIINEVAHKVLDWLIAQEVNRLDLKTLIVRSDGQGQAIAALFVKEALDVDVYPELSDTFKGFQIYFSNPKSPASVPTDLLFSCGDDSLVVDLNGVQLQCGLLSFFQVNQPIFAKTLTAIQEYLGPNQEIVDVYSGVGSIGLCLASSAKSVTLVENNAEACEYTRQNVSRNKIKNATVVEAAAEHVVEEIVGDRVIILDPPRAGVHGDVIDRLLEVLPPKIVYLSCNISTQARDIQLLLGSYRVVSGSLYNYFPRTPHVESLMFLERI, from the coding sequence ATGGAACCAATCAAAATAGATAAAATGGTGTTTGGCGGGCAGGGAATGGGACGCTTGGAGGACGGCCACATTGCCTTTGTTTGGAACGCCTTGCCGGGCGAGGAGGTGGAGATGGAAGTGCTAAAAAAGAAACGTGGATTTAGAGAGGGAATCGCCCGATCCATCCTGACCGCATCACCTGATCGTATAGACCCAGTAGAACCGGGGTCGTATTTGTCCACCTCTCCGTGGCAAATGATGACGTTTGAAGCAGAACAGCGTTACAAAGTAGAGATGGCAAAGGAGGCATTGCAAAAACTGGGTCATATTGAGACGGCCACATTGCCGATTGTGGGAGACGAGCAGGCAATGTATGGCTATCGCAATAAAATGGAATTCTCGTTCTTTACCGAAACACGCGACACACCCATGCAGTTGTGTTTTTATGCACGCGGATCTCATCAAAAAGTGGCGGTGGAGGGAAGCGCGCTTGCTGAGCCGATTATTAACGAGGTTGCACACAAGGTTCTTGATTGGCTTATTGCACAAGAGGTTAATCGCCTCGATTTAAAAACGCTTATTGTGCGCAGTGACGGACAAGGCCAGGCCATTGCGGCGTTGTTTGTAAAAGAGGCGTTAGATGTAGATGTCTACCCTGAGCTCAGTGATACCTTTAAGGGATTTCAAATCTACTTCTCTAATCCCAAGAGTCCCGCATCGGTACCAACGGACTTGCTATTTTCTTGTGGAGATGATTCGCTCGTTGTCGATTTGAACGGTGTGCAATTGCAATGCGGACTGTTAAGTTTCTTCCAGGTGAATCAGCCGATTTTTGCTAAGACACTTACAGCTATTCAAGAGTATTTGGGACCCAATCAAGAAATCGTGGATGTGTATTCTGGTGTTGGATCGATTGGATTGTGCCTTGCGTCGTCGGCAAAATCGGTCACGCTTGTTGAGAATAATGCCGAGGCGTGTGAGTATACGCGGCAAAATGTGTCACGAAATAAAATTAAGAACGCAACCGTTGTGGAAGCTGCCGCCGAGCATGTGGTGGAAGAGATCGTGGGAGACCGTGTGATTATTTTAGATCCGCCACGCGCGGGTGTGCACGGAGACGTGATTGATCGACTGTTGGAGGTGCTTCCACCTAAAATTGTGTACTTGTCTTGTAATATCTCCACGCAAGCGCGAGACATTCAGCTCCTTTTGGGGTCGTATCGCGTGGTGAGTGGATCTTTGTATAACTATTTCCCTCGTACACCGCATGTGGAGTCACTGATGTTTTTAGAGCGGATCTAA
- a CDS encoding 23S rRNA pseudouridine synthase F produces MRINKYLANHGVCSRREADRLIEAGSIRINDRIAVLGDDVGEDDIVFANNAPVNPETDEIYLAYHKPRGVEVTHSDDVAQNLPRALGLHEHVFAVGRLDKDSSGLLLVTNDGDIVNKILKPIGGHEKEYLVHVRRPLTKDFLEKIAAGVPIDGRPTRAATVERQNKNAFKIVITEGRNRQIRKMVETLGNEVTSLKRTRVMNIKLGHLKQGQARPLSNKEKSTLFKLLGDDTQLFK; encoded by the coding sequence ATGCGAATCAATAAGTATTTAGCAAATCACGGCGTCTGTTCCAGGCGCGAGGCCGACCGACTCATAGAGGCTGGTTCTATTCGTATTAACGACCGCATCGCTGTTTTGGGGGATGACGTTGGAGAGGACGATATTGTCTTTGCGAATAACGCACCCGTCAACCCAGAAACAGATGAAATCTATCTCGCCTATCACAAACCACGTGGAGTAGAGGTTACACATTCTGATGATGTCGCACAGAATCTTCCTCGTGCACTTGGTCTTCATGAGCACGTGTTTGCCGTGGGACGACTTGATAAAGATTCATCCGGCCTGCTCCTCGTTACAAACGATGGGGATATTGTGAACAAGATTCTTAAACCAATCGGAGGTCACGAAAAAGAATATCTCGTTCACGTACGACGACCACTAACAAAAGATTTTCTTGAAAAGATTGCCGCAGGTGTACCTATCGATGGACGACCAACACGAGCAGCAACGGTAGAGCGACAGAATAAGAACGCGTTTAAAATCGTTATTACTGAGGGTCGTAATCGTCAAATTCGCAAAATGGTTGAGACACTCGGCAATGAGGTTACCTCTCTCAAACGCACGCGCGTCATGAACATCAAACTTGGTCACCTTAAACAAGGTCAAGCACGACCGCTTTCCAATAAAGAAAAGTCTACCTTGTTTAAACTCCTCGGCGACGATACACAGCTCTTTAAATAA
- a CDS encoding leucyl aminopeptidase, which translates to MKTTVLQGDITTSEANVLIVGHLEDGGKRLGGALESIDTALGGEISAAITAKEITGKLAQILLVRTHGRIQPSHVIVVGLGTKKELTVERVRQAMGSAWSRVMQLNVSSVAAVLMGAGKGEQEPRAIAQALTEAALLTNYKFDTWKKNDDTKKTIIANLTLVEILPAHCKLAVLGCADGEVFAQATIVARDLVNEAPSHMVPMELKRAAEAIAKSCPEVSLKVLDRAAAKKRGMNAFLAVAAGSTTEPYFLHLTYTPNKPTKKSIALVGKGITFDSGGLSLKPADGMMTMKCDMAGAATVLGIFSALGKLQPTMVVHGLIAACENMPSGSAYRPGDVVTAMNGTTIEVLNTDAEGRVTLADALSYATELRPNAIIDLATLTGACVVALGEEIVGVMTDNEKLAERVLEASYQAGEEFWELPLYRGYEVLIESKVADVQNIGVNRWGGALTAGLFLKKFVDPAIPWMHLDIAGPAFAEREYLSYVPYGGTGAGVRTVLQMLKQRW; encoded by the coding sequence ATGAAAACTACGGTCTTACAAGGAGATATTACAACGTCCGAGGCAAATGTGTTGATCGTGGGACATTTGGAGGATGGTGGAAAGCGATTGGGGGGTGCATTGGAATCGATAGACACCGCGCTCGGCGGAGAAATTTCTGCAGCGATTACGGCAAAGGAGATAACCGGAAAACTTGCACAGATTTTGCTTGTTCGCACGCATGGTCGGATTCAACCGTCGCACGTGATCGTGGTTGGACTGGGAACAAAAAAAGAACTGACTGTGGAGCGTGTGCGCCAAGCCATGGGATCGGCTTGGTCTAGGGTCATGCAATTGAATGTCAGTTCTGTGGCGGCTGTGTTGATGGGCGCAGGGAAGGGGGAGCAAGAGCCGCGTGCAATCGCACAGGCACTTACGGAGGCGGCACTGCTGACAAATTACAAATTTGATACGTGGAAAAAGAACGATGACACTAAAAAGACGATCATTGCCAATTTGACGCTCGTTGAAATCCTGCCAGCTCATTGCAAGCTTGCAGTGCTTGGATGCGCGGACGGAGAGGTTTTTGCACAGGCGACGATTGTTGCGCGCGACCTTGTGAACGAGGCGCCTTCACACATGGTGCCAATGGAGCTTAAGCGAGCGGCGGAGGCGATCGCAAAATCCTGTCCAGAGGTGTCCCTGAAGGTACTTGATCGCGCAGCAGCAAAGAAACGTGGCATGAATGCCTTCCTCGCCGTGGCTGCAGGGTCTACGACGGAACCGTATTTCTTGCACCTCACGTATACACCAAACAAACCAACCAAAAAATCTATCGCGCTTGTCGGAAAGGGGATTACGTTTGATTCTGGTGGTTTGTCTCTCAAGCCTGCCGATGGCATGATGACCATGAAATGTGACATGGCGGGAGCGGCAACCGTACTGGGAATTTTTTCCGCATTAGGAAAGTTACAGCCAACGATGGTGGTTCACGGGTTGATTGCGGCGTGTGAAAATATGCCATCGGGCTCTGCGTATCGCCCGGGAGATGTCGTGACGGCCATGAACGGGACTACGATTGAAGTTTTAAATACGGATGCAGAAGGACGGGTCACCCTTGCCGATGCGCTCTCGTATGCCACGGAATTGCGCCCAAATGCGATCATTGATTTGGCAACACTCACGGGTGCCTGTGTGGTGGCGTTAGGTGAGGAAATCGTTGGCGTCATGACGGACAATGAGAAGCTTGCAGAACGAGTGCTAGAAGCTTCGTATCAAGCGGGTGAGGAATTTTGGGAACTTCCCCTGTATCGAGGATACGAAGTACTGATTGAAAGTAAGGTTGCCGATGTTCAAAATATTGGGGTAAACCGATGGGGTGGAGCTTTGACGGCCGGTCTCTTCCTCAAGAAATTTGTGGACCCTGCCATTCCTTGGATGCACTTGGATATTGCCGGTCCGGCATTTGCTGAGCGTGAATACCTCTCGTATGTTCCCTATGGAGGGACGGGTGCTGGTGTTCGAACAGTATTGCAGATGCTCAAACAACGGTGGTAA
- a CDS encoding thioredoxin peroxidase, translating into MEEETNEDFYFYEPAKVGEPAPEFTLNAVLGNGEFTKISLGGTRETWTVLFFYPLDFTFICPTEITGFSNQCAEFEALNTNVYGCSTDSVHSHKAWLKDLGELKTPLLSDMTHELSEAYGVLIEEEGIALRGTFIIDPEGILQYANIHSNNVGRSIDETLRVLKALQTGELCPVNWEQGKETLGKA; encoded by the coding sequence ATGGAAGAAGAAACGAACGAGGACTTCTATTTCTACGAACCGGCCAAGGTTGGCGAGCCTGCTCCAGAATTCACTCTCAACGCTGTACTTGGCAATGGTGAGTTTACCAAAATCTCTCTTGGTGGAACGCGCGAAACATGGACTGTTCTGTTTTTCTATCCGCTCGACTTTACGTTTATCTGTCCTACGGAAATCACAGGATTTTCTAACCAGTGCGCGGAGTTCGAGGCGTTGAATACCAACGTTTACGGGTGTTCTACCGATTCGGTTCATTCGCACAAAGCGTGGCTCAAGGATCTTGGTGAACTTAAAACACCCCTGTTGAGCGACATGACGCATGAGCTCTCTGAGGCCTATGGTGTGCTGATCGAGGAAGAAGGAATTGCCCTTCGCGGAACCTTCATTATTGATCCAGAAGGCATCTTGCAATACGCGAATATTCACAGTAATAACGTGGGACGTAGTATCGACGAGACGCTCCGCGTACTCAAGGCGTTACAGACCGGTGAGCTCTGCCCCGTCAACTGGGAGCAAGGAAAAGAAACGCTCGGAAAGGCCTAA
- the rsmI gene encoding 16S rRNA (cytidine(1402)-2'-O)-methyltransferase, whose product MSATLYMVATPIGNMKDISDRTRSTLSSVDVVFAEDTRVAQSLLQKLDINTPVERYDHHSHDRQSPAVLAYLQGGKDVAYVSDAGTPGVEDPGGRLVEAVTRTLPDVAISPIPGPSAIMAALSVSGFPADKFVVMGFAPKKKGRQTFFDTLAQTEGTVVLYEATHRIQKTIEEIATRQPDRPMLIARELTKKFETLLRGTAQELAVRLSSENTKGEFIVVVS is encoded by the coding sequence ATGTCTGCAACGCTTTACATGGTTGCAACACCGATCGGGAACATGAAAGATATTTCTGATCGTACACGGTCGACGCTCTCCAGCGTCGACGTTGTGTTTGCGGAGGATACGCGTGTGGCGCAGTCGTTGTTGCAAAAACTCGATATAAACACGCCGGTTGAACGGTACGATCACCACAGCCACGATCGTCAAAGTCCTGCCGTGCTCGCATATTTACAAGGTGGAAAAGATGTTGCCTACGTGTCCGACGCAGGAACACCTGGAGTGGAGGACCCGGGCGGACGACTCGTAGAGGCCGTCACGCGTACGTTGCCAGACGTTGCTATCTCACCGATTCCAGGCCCGTCGGCGATCATGGCAGCGCTGTCCGTGAGCGGATTTCCTGCAGATAAATTTGTGGTCATGGGATTTGCTCCAAAGAAAAAAGGACGTCAAACATTTTTTGACACGCTCGCCCAAACAGAGGGGACCGTCGTCTTGTATGAGGCAACACATCGCATTCAAAAAACGATCGAGGAAATCGCAACAAGACAGCCCGATCGACCGATGTTGATTGCACGGGAGCTCACAAAAAAGTTTGAAACGCTCTTACGCGGCACGGCGCAAGAACTTGCTGTACGGTTGTCCTCAGAAAATACAAAAGGAGAATTTATCGTCGTGGTATCATAG
- a CDS encoding methionine--tRNA ligase: protein MKTFYITTPIYYASGDPHIGHAYTNLMADITARYHRMAGHPVLFVTGTDEHGMKVQQKAQEAGKSPKVFVDEIAAKFRELTDVWNITNDDFIRTTEDRHKETVAVFWKRVMDAGYIYKKSYGGLYCVGCEAFKTEKDLVEGKCPDHDAIPEPLEEENYFFKLSAFQKPLEKLFDEGDAFVTPVDKLNEMRQILTSGLEDISISRSTEKLQWGIPVPGDESQVLYVWFDALVNYISALGFGREENRMKEAWPADIHFVGKEINRFHSLLWPAMLLAAGLEPPKQIAVHGWITVDGKKMSKTIGNVLDPFMLVEERGLEAIRYFMTREIPFYRDGDFSFARFEDRYNNDLANELGNLLHRAVAMTDRYLAGVVPARADYDVASHWTAYRSGMENLRFDEALEAAWKFVRELNKYIDTKEPWKLGKQEDKTSVSEVLYVLLESLRQLGWMLMPILPETSMRIFEAVGTSFEEQAQFTMSEAAKWGGLKPGLSVVPGEPLFPRREVVVNNA from the coding sequence ATGAAAACGTTTTACATCACAACACCGATCTATTACGCATCAGGGGATCCACACATTGGGCATGCGTATACAAATCTTATGGCCGATATTACCGCGCGCTATCATCGCATGGCAGGTCATCCGGTCTTATTTGTGACGGGTACCGATGAACATGGAATGAAGGTACAGCAGAAGGCACAGGAAGCAGGAAAGTCACCGAAGGTTTTTGTGGACGAGATTGCGGCAAAATTTAGGGAGCTTACTGACGTGTGGAATATCACGAATGACGATTTTATACGGACCACGGAGGATCGTCACAAAGAAACGGTTGCAGTGTTTTGGAAACGCGTTATGGACGCCGGATATATCTACAAAAAGTCTTACGGTGGTCTCTATTGTGTCGGGTGCGAAGCGTTTAAAACGGAAAAAGATTTGGTGGAGGGAAAATGCCCAGATCACGATGCAATACCGGAGCCACTGGAGGAGGAGAACTACTTTTTTAAGCTTTCGGCATTCCAAAAACCATTAGAGAAATTATTTGATGAAGGTGATGCGTTCGTAACGCCGGTAGATAAACTTAATGAGATGCGTCAAATCCTTACCTCTGGTTTGGAAGACATATCCATCTCTCGATCAACAGAGAAATTACAATGGGGTATTCCGGTTCCAGGTGACGAGTCACAGGTGCTGTATGTTTGGTTTGATGCGTTAGTAAACTATATCTCTGCTCTTGGATTTGGACGTGAGGAAAATCGCATGAAGGAAGCATGGCCAGCCGACATTCATTTTGTCGGTAAAGAGATTAATCGATTTCATTCTCTATTGTGGCCTGCTATGTTGTTGGCTGCCGGTTTGGAGCCACCAAAACAGATTGCCGTACACGGATGGATTACGGTGGATGGAAAGAAGATGAGTAAGACTATTGGAAACGTTCTTGACCCATTTATGCTCGTAGAGGAGCGCGGGTTGGAGGCGATTCGTTATTTTATGACGCGTGAAATTCCATTTTATCGCGATGGCGATTTTTCCTTTGCACGTTTTGAAGATCGATACAATAATGATCTCGCCAACGAACTTGGAAATCTGTTGCATCGCGCAGTTGCTATGACGGATCGCTACCTTGCGGGCGTTGTTCCGGCACGTGCAGATTATGACGTTGCGTCTCATTGGACGGCGTACCGATCGGGAATGGAGAATTTGCGATTTGATGAGGCGCTTGAGGCTGCATGGAAATTTGTTCGAGAGCTGAATAAATATATTGATACGAAGGAACCGTGGAAGCTTGGTAAACAGGAAGATAAAACAAGCGTTTCGGAGGTTTTGTATGTATTGCTCGAGTCACTTCGACAACTGGGATGGATGCTGATGCCAATTTTGCCCGAGACGTCGATGCGGATCTTTGAGGCGGTTGGGACGAGCTTTGAGGAGCAGGCACAGTTTACGATGTCCGAGGCGGCAAAGTGGGGAGGACTCAAGCCGGGGCTTTCTGTTGTTCCGGGTGAGCCATTGTTTCCACGTCGAGAAGTCGTCGTTAATAACGCTTAG
- the atpB gene encoding ATP synthase F0 subunit A, translating to MLPPLSAEPIFYLASMPITNAMINALIGVVFFVILALVLSRKRSMVPRGIQNVFESILELGLSFAEQVTGNRKTAERFFPLAMTLFLFILFSNWIGLLPGTGSIGVFQLHAGEVELIPLLRPASSDLNMTLAMAALSILMTHVFGVMAIGVWKHANKFINLRGIFHAFKKGPMAILVSLIEFGVGLIELVGEVAKTLSLSLRLFGNVFAGEVLLTVLAGLLAFGLPIPFLFLELLVGVIQATVFAVLVLAFGAVATMSPHGDSEEAH from the coding sequence ATGCTACCTCCACTTTCTGCAGAACCTATTTTCTATCTTGCAAGCATGCCAATCACCAATGCGATGATTAACGCATTAATTGGTGTTGTTTTTTTTGTGATTTTGGCGCTTGTCTTGTCTCGGAAACGATCCATGGTTCCGCGGGGCATTCAAAATGTTTTTGAGTCAATACTGGAATTGGGATTGTCGTTTGCGGAACAGGTGACCGGAAATCGAAAGACGGCAGAACGATTCTTTCCGCTCGCGATGACCTTGTTCCTGTTTATCTTATTCTCGAACTGGATTGGTTTGTTGCCTGGAACAGGATCTATTGGGGTGTTTCAGTTGCACGCAGGGGAGGTTGAATTGATTCCTTTGTTGCGTCCCGCGAGTTCGGATCTCAATATGACGCTTGCTATGGCCGCGTTATCGATTCTCATGACACATGTTTTTGGTGTGATGGCGATTGGCGTTTGGAAGCATGCGAATAAATTCATTAATCTTCGCGGAATTTTCCATGCGTTTAAAAAAGGACCCATGGCCATTCTTGTCTCATTGATCGAGTTTGGCGTCGGGTTGATTGAGTTGGTGGGAGAGGTGGCTAAGACGCTTAGTTTGTCCTTGCGATTGTTTGGAAACGTGTTTGCGGGAGAAGTTTTGCTCACGGTGCTCGCGGGGCTGTTGGCGTTTGGATTGCCAATTCCGTTTTTGTTCCTGGAATTGCTCGTGGGTGTCATTCAAGCAACCGTGTTTGCGGTGCTTGTATTGGCATTTGGAGCGGTGGCCACGATGTCACCACATGGAGACTCCGAGGAGGCGCATTAA
- the atpE gene encoding ATP synthase F0 subunit C, translating into MEGLDLSTIAKAITIAFGSFGPAIGIGIIGAKAMEAIGRNPEASGKVFVPMLLGMAFAEAVAIYALIIAFTI; encoded by the coding sequence ATGGAAGGACTCGATCTTTCAACAATTGCAAAAGCAATTACAATCGCATTCGGATCATTTGGACCCGCAATCGGAATCGGTATCATTGGTGCAAAAGCCATGGAGGCAATTGGTCGCAACCCAGAAGCATCAGGAAAGGTGTTTGTTCCTATGTTACTCGGTATGGCGTTCGCAGAAGCCGTTGCTATCTACGCATTGATTATTGCGTTTACCATCTAA
- the atpF gene encoding ATP synthase F0 subunit B — translation MELPILHIIAETFIQVAHASTTVAESAEVLDVVNQGFVVATEVPHIAEGDLLGSFGIDLKLFLAQLVNFLVVLGVLWMFAYKPLLKLMKERTQKIEEGVKRADEMDMRMKALELERDEVLEKARLEAREVVNEAEKLAVEKAEALVQRSKTEVGRLLETSKKQLGAQKVQMMREAQEEMTALILTVAQHVTGGAIDEKAAAKQTEKALTDAMKNL, via the coding sequence ATGGAACTACCTATTTTACACATTATTGCAGAGACGTTTATTCAGGTGGCGCATGCGTCAACGACTGTCGCGGAATCCGCGGAGGTGTTGGATGTGGTCAACCAAGGGTTTGTAGTGGCGACAGAGGTCCCTCATATTGCAGAAGGGGATTTATTAGGATCGTTTGGGATTGACCTCAAGTTGTTTCTTGCTCAGCTCGTGAACTTTTTGGTGGTGCTGGGTGTGTTATGGATGTTTGCGTACAAACCATTGCTTAAGCTCATGAAGGAGCGCACGCAGAAAATTGAGGAAGGTGTTAAGCGTGCGGATGAGATGGATATGCGTATGAAGGCGCTTGAATTAGAACGAGATGAAGTATTGGAAAAGGCACGTTTAGAGGCACGAGAAGTGGTAAACGAAGCTGAGAAGTTGGCTGTAGAAAAGGCAGAAGCACTCGTGCAACGATCAAAAACGGAGGTAGGTCGCTTACTTGAAACAAGTAAGAAGCAACTTGGCGCACAAAAAGTTCAGATGATGCGAGAGGCGCAGGAGGAAATGACAGCCCTTATCCTTACCGTCGCTCAGCATGTTACCGGTGGGGCGATCGACGAAAAGGCTGCGGCAAAACAAACAGAGAAGGCACTGACAGATGCCATGAAGAATCTATGA
- a CDS encoding F0F1 ATP synthase subunit alpha yields MATSKTVILESLKKQLEGFSPSTEAVSVGTVIEVGDGIARISGLEEAQASEIVEFPGGTYGVLLNLEEDSVGAIILGAYRHIKKGDTVKRTERILSVPVSEEMIGRVVDPLGVPKDGKGALPQDHFEPIEKVAPGVMTRQSVHEPLQTGIKAIDAMIPIGRGQRELIIGDRQTGKTAIAIDTILNQKGQGVVCIYVAIGQKESKIAKLVKRLEDAGAMEYTIVVLAGASDPSALWYIAPYAGASIGEFFMNKGQDVLVVYDDLSKQAVAYREISLLLRRPPGREAYPGDVFYLHSRLLERAAKLNDKYGGGSMTALPIIETQGGDVSAYVPTNVISITDGQIYLESDLFYKGQRPALNVGLSVSRVGSAAQTKAMKSVAKQLRLDLAQYRELEAFSQFASDLDEQTRASIERGKRTTELLKQGQYVPLSVPSQVMSILAVTEGYLDAVPVERIQEWETAFLGYMSTMHEDLVAEIATTLKLEDDVKEKLVGIIETFTRDFVSA; encoded by the coding sequence ATGGCAACGTCAAAAACGGTTATTCTCGAGTCGCTCAAAAAACAGCTTGAAGGATTTTCTCCAAGTACAGAAGCCGTGTCCGTAGGAACGGTGATTGAAGTTGGAGATGGAATCGCACGTATCTCTGGTTTAGAGGAGGCACAGGCGTCCGAGATCGTGGAGTTCCCAGGTGGAACCTATGGGGTATTGTTGAACTTGGAAGAGGATTCCGTGGGTGCGATTATTTTAGGGGCGTATCGTCATATTAAAAAAGGTGACACCGTTAAGCGCACGGAGCGTATTTTGTCGGTTCCCGTGTCTGAGGAGATGATAGGGCGTGTGGTGGATCCACTGGGAGTTCCAAAAGATGGAAAGGGTGCCTTGCCACAGGATCACTTTGAGCCGATCGAGAAAGTTGCACCGGGTGTTATGACACGTCAGTCTGTGCATGAACCGCTGCAAACAGGTATCAAGGCTATTGACGCTATGATCCCAATTGGCCGTGGCCAGCGCGAGTTGATTATTGGTGACCGTCAAACAGGAAAGACGGCTATTGCTATTGATACAATTTTGAACCAGAAGGGACAGGGCGTTGTGTGTATTTATGTGGCAATCGGACAAAAAGAGTCAAAAATTGCAAAATTGGTAAAGCGATTGGAGGACGCGGGTGCCATGGAATACACGATCGTTGTTTTGGCGGGAGCATCTGACCCATCGGCGCTTTGGTATATTGCGCCATACGCAGGTGCGTCGATAGGAGAGTTTTTCATGAACAAAGGCCAAGACGTGCTCGTGGTTTACGACGATTTATCTAAGCAGGCCGTGGCGTATCGAGAAATTTCTTTATTGCTACGTCGACCACCAGGACGCGAGGCCTATCCTGGAGATGTGTTTTACCTACACTCTCGTCTATTGGAGCGAGCCGCAAAGTTGAATGATAAATACGGTGGAGGATCCATGACCGCCTTGCCAATTATTGAAACACAGGGAGGCGATGTGAGTGCCTATGTGCCTACCAATGTGATTTCTATCACGGACGGACAGATTTATTTGGAGTCGGACCTTTTTTATAAGGGTCAACGTCCTGCGTTAAACGTGGGATTGTCCGTGTCGCGTGTGGGATCGGCAGCGCAAACGAAAGCAATGAAATCCGTCGCAAAACAGCTGCGTTTGGACTTGGCACAGTATCGCGAGTTGGAAGCGTTCTCGCAGTTTGCGTCTGATTTGGATGAGCAAACACGTGCATCTATTGAACGCGGAAAGCGAACAACAGAATTGTTGAAGCAAGGACAGTATGTGCCGTTGTCCGTTCCAAGTCAGGTGATGTCTATCTTGGCCGTAACAGAAGGTTACTTGGATGCTGTTCCTGTGGAGCGTATTCAAGAATGGGAGACCGCTTTCTTGGGGTATATGTCCACCATGCACGAAGACCTTGTTGCAGAAATTGCAACCACTCTTAAGTTGGAGGATGACGTGAAGGAAAAACTTGTTGGCATTATTGAAACATTCACTCGTGACTTTGTAAGCGCGTAA